One Chryseobacterium sp. StRB126 genomic region harbors:
- a CDS encoding thioredoxin family protein — protein sequence MKILALFLMFVPCLCLSQMKTGTFSEVERLQKESPKPMVIHLYTDWCAVCKIESFKLNKDKDLVEIMNNHFYLINFEAEKTRDKINFQGQEFEYLANGSSGIHELALALSKNKEQPVYPLWIFLDKNQKLVYYQEGLLTPDKMKEKLLEISGL from the coding sequence ATGAAAATTTTAGCTTTATTTTTAATGTTTGTGCCCTGTCTTTGTCTGTCTCAGATGAAGACAGGGACTTTTTCTGAAGTGGAGCGTCTGCAAAAAGAATCTCCAAAACCGATGGTGATCCATCTTTATACAGATTGGTGTGCCGTTTGTAAAATTGAGTCCTTTAAACTAAATAAGGATAAAGATCTGGTGGAAATCATGAACAATCATTTTTATCTGATTAATTTTGAGGCTGAAAAAACGAGAGACAAAATTAACTTCCAGGGACAGGAGTTTGAATATTTGGCCAATGGAAGTTCTGGAATCCATGAATTGGCGCTGGCATTATCTAAAAATAAGGAACAGCCTGTTTATCCGTTATGGATTTTTTTGGATAAAAACCAGAAGCTGGTCTATTATCAGGAAGGATTGCTTACTCCTGATAAAATGAAAGAAAAATTGCTGGAGATTTCAGGTTTATGA
- a CDS encoding cupin domain-containing protein produces MNKIPRRIVTGIKDGKSIIVEDQQVENVVEHLPELIISDIWNTQTMPASLDFENKIPNTGFPQTPKNGTYFRYVVIPPDKDLGVEFKEGEPHPMMHQTPTLDYIIILSGELYLIMEEGETLLKLGDIVIQRGTNHAWSNRSDEPCIQLAVLIDAEIQK; encoded by the coding sequence ATGAACAAAATACCAAGACGCATCGTAACTGGAATCAAAGACGGAAAATCAATTATTGTAGAAGATCAACAGGTAGAAAATGTCGTAGAACATCTCCCAGAATTGATTATTTCAGACATCTGGAATACTCAGACAATGCCGGCAAGTTTAGATTTTGAAAACAAAATTCCAAACACGGGCTTTCCACAAACACCCAAAAATGGAACCTATTTCCGGTATGTAGTGATCCCACCGGATAAAGATCTCGGTGTTGAATTCAAAGAAGGAGAACCTCATCCGATGATGCATCAAACTCCAACATTAGATTATATTATCATTCTTTCCGGGGAACTTTATCTGATTATGGAGGAAGGGGAAACTCTCCTGAAACTGGGAGATATTGTGATCCAAAGAGGAACCAATCATGCCTGGAGTAACAGATCTGATGAACCTTGCATACAGCTGGCCGTTTTAATTGATGCTGAAATTCAAAAATAA
- a CDS encoding NADP-dependent oxidoreductase — MKAVILNKDFKLEDGFSEKPQVRNNEVLIHIKASGFNPIDYQMLENELERKLISSPILGRELSGVVVEKGADITQFNIGDEVFCGSGSMGSNGSYAEYISVPEAIVAFKPKNISFEQAASIPSAGLTSLQIFKRLKLQPEQTILITGAAGAVGSFLIKILLAHGIQNFIITVGSEENRQMFLNLGLREHQIVNYKEENLVENILTANQHQPFDIGIDLVGNYMAEVTAEVLKINGTYVDVTALVTQDAHELLFNKGTLIMNISNYAYSMVKQYDYYKNSLEEIAGLIENGSIAPSQHKIIGDLSLDTVLKAHSMLKNNQTQGHKLIMKNS, encoded by the coding sequence ATGAAAGCAGTAATTTTAAATAAAGACTTTAAGCTTGAAGATGGTTTTTCAGAAAAACCTCAAGTCAGAAATAATGAAGTGTTAATCCACATCAAAGCAAGTGGCTTCAACCCTATTGATTATCAAATGCTGGAAAATGAACTGGAAAGAAAACTAATCAGTTCACCAATATTAGGTCGGGAATTATCCGGAGTTGTTGTAGAAAAAGGAGCCGATATCACTCAGTTCAACATTGGAGATGAAGTATTCTGTGGCAGCGGCTCTATGGGAAGTAACGGTTCCTATGCAGAATATATTTCAGTTCCGGAAGCCATTGTTGCGTTCAAACCAAAAAACATTTCCTTCGAACAGGCAGCTTCTATTCCATCGGCAGGATTGACTTCCCTACAAATTTTTAAAAGGCTGAAATTACAACCGGAACAAACAATCCTTATCACCGGAGCTGCTGGTGCAGTAGGTTCTTTTTTAATTAAAATTTTATTGGCTCATGGCATTCAAAACTTCATCATCACGGTTGGTAGTGAAGAAAATAGACAGATGTTTCTTAATCTTGGTTTGAGAGAACACCAGATTGTTAATTACAAAGAAGAAAACCTTGTAGAAAATATTTTAACGGCCAATCAGCATCAACCTTTTGACATTGGAATTGATTTGGTTGGAAACTATATGGCAGAAGTCACGGCTGAGGTATTAAAAATCAACGGAACCTATGTAGATGTTACCGCTCTTGTTACTCAAGATGCTCATGAACTTCTCTTCAACAAAGGAACGCTGATTATGAATATCTCCAATTACGCCTACAGCATGGTAAAACAGTATGATTATTACAAAAATAGTCTGGAAGAAATTGCAGGACTTATTGAAAATGGCTCCATCGCTCCTTCTCAACATAAAATAATAGGTGATCTTTCTTTGGACACTGTTCTAAAAGCCCATTCCATGCTTAAAAACAACCAGACCCAAGGCCATAAACTCATCATGAAAAACTCGTAA
- a CDS encoding winged helix-turn-helix transcriptional regulator, which produces MAKIKENGTEREATCTEELFAMRDSLDVLGGKWKLMILRYLTNRTDQQIHFKKLERGIDGISAKMLSKELKELETNLLITRTIQDTKPITVTYAVTEYGKSVFPVTETLVNWGILHREKIKASMG; this is translated from the coding sequence ATGGCAAAAATTAAAGAAAACGGAACCGAAAGAGAAGCAACCTGTACCGAGGAATTATTCGCCATGCGCGACAGTCTTGATGTATTGGGCGGAAAATGGAAGTTAATGATTCTACGATATCTGACGAACAGAACCGATCAGCAGATTCATTTTAAAAAATTGGAACGTGGGATTGATGGAATTTCTGCAAAAATGCTGAGCAAAGAGTTGAAAGAATTGGAAACCAATCTTCTTATTACAAGGACAATTCAGGATACAAAACCGATTACCGTTACTTATGCCGTTACTGAATATGGAAAATCTGTATTTCCGGTAACGGAAACGCTTGTAAACTGGGGAATACTTCATAGAGAGAAAATTAAAGCTTCAATGGGGTAA
- a CDS encoding DUF1304 domain-containing protein, whose amino-acid sequence MEVVAKILIAVVALEHLYILWMEMFAWETKGKEVFKAALPAEMFKPTKGLAANQGLYNGFLAAGLIWSFLIKDPQWQDNIALFFLGCVAVAGIYGAISATKKIFFVQALPAILAIIAVLLK is encoded by the coding sequence ATGGAAGTCGTTGCCAAAATTCTGATCGCCGTTGTGGCACTGGAACATCTCTATATTCTTTGGATGGAAATGTTTGCATGGGAAACCAAAGGAAAAGAAGTTTTCAAAGCTGCTCTGCCTGCAGAAATGTTCAAACCCACAAAAGGTTTGGCTGCCAACCAGGGATTATACAATGGTTTTCTGGCTGCCGGACTCATCTGGTCTTTCTTAATTAAAGATCCGCAATGGCAGGATAATATCGCTTTATTCTTTTTAGGATGTGTAGCTGTAGCGGGTATTTATGGAGCCATTTCTGCTACCAAGAAGATATTTTTTGTTCAGGCATTGCCTGCAATATTGGCTATTATTGCTGTTTTACTGAAATAG
- a CDS encoding Crp/Fnr family transcriptional regulator yields the protein MDNFKAHLNKFITVSDEEYISIFSFFEVLKVKKKESLMLEGEVCRNMYFVVEGCLRKYFINEKGVEHTTQFAIENWWITDTFAYERQMQTDFNIQSVEKSTILVIDFKNQELLSEKHPVMEKYFRIIYQRAYAASERKLRYLTEYSREELYVHFSTLYPWFIQRIPQYLIASFLGFTPEYLSEIKAKLRS from the coding sequence ATGGATAATTTCAAGGCACATTTAAACAAATTCATTACGGTAAGTGACGAAGAGTATATTTCAATTTTTTCTTTTTTCGAAGTATTGAAGGTGAAGAAAAAAGAAAGTCTTATGTTGGAAGGCGAGGTTTGCAGAAATATGTATTTTGTGGTGGAAGGCTGTCTGAGAAAGTATTTTATTAATGAAAAAGGAGTAGAGCATACCACTCAGTTTGCTATTGAAAACTGGTGGATTACCGATACTTTTGCCTATGAAAGACAGATGCAGACAGATTTTAATATTCAGTCTGTAGAAAAGTCTACGATACTTGTTATTGATTTTAAAAATCAGGAATTATTATCGGAGAAGCATCCCGTCATGGAAAAGTATTTCAGGATTATTTATCAGAGAGCGTATGCGGCTTCCGAAAGAAAGCTCCGTTACCTGACTGAATATTCACGGGAAGAGCTATATGTTCATTTCAGTACATTATATCCTTGGTTTATTCAAAGAATTCCTCAATATCTTATTGCTTCATTTCTTGGTTTTACCCCAGAATATCTGAGTGAAATTAAAGCAAAATTACGTTCTTAA
- a CDS encoding DoxX family protein gives MTDTKTQFPQLFLRLALSVTMLSAVADRFGWWSPENSSWGNMKSFEEYTRSLTFFLPEALSTFSAYAATSLEILFPLMLTVGFKTRIAAYGSSILLLIFAVSMTIALGPKAPLNYSVWVGSAAALLLAVQQQYSFSIDQLTKK, from the coding sequence ATGACAGATACAAAAACTCAATTTCCGCAGTTATTTTTAAGACTGGCTCTTTCTGTAACCATGCTTTCGGCAGTGGCCGATCGATTCGGGTGGTGGAGTCCGGAAAATTCTTCATGGGGAAATATGAAGAGTTTTGAAGAATACACAAGGTCATTAACTTTTTTTCTTCCTGAAGCTTTGAGTACTTTCTCAGCTTATGCAGCCACATCTTTAGAGATTTTATTTCCATTGATGCTGACGGTGGGCTTTAAAACAAGAATCGCAGCCTATGGAAGCAGTATCTTATTGTTGATTTTCGCAGTATCAATGACTATTGCTTTAGGTCCTAAGGCTCCCCTCAATTATTCAGTATGGGTAGGAAGTGCAGCCGCTCTTTTATTGGCTGTTCAGCAACAGTATTCTTTTAGTATAGATCAATTAACCAAAAAATAA
- a CDS encoding carboxymuconolactone decarboxylase family protein: MSARFNMATTDAAAYKAMLGLEGYLQNTSLTHIQKELIKIRASQINKCAFCLDMHTKDALKYGETAQRIFILDGWTEAKEFFTEEEQVLLAMTEEITLISHKGLTDETYQKAKSFFDEAQIAQIIMAIITINAWNRIAISTHLPIAK, encoded by the coding sequence ATGAGTGCAAGATTTAACATGGCTACTACAGATGCCGCAGCTTACAAAGCAATGCTAGGATTGGAAGGATATTTACAGAATACTTCTTTAACCCATATTCAAAAGGAATTAATTAAAATCAGGGCTTCCCAGATTAATAAATGTGCTTTCTGCCTTGATATGCATACCAAAGATGCTCTTAAATATGGGGAAACAGCTCAAAGAATTTTCATTCTGGACGGATGGACAGAGGCTAAAGAGTTTTTTACAGAAGAAGAACAGGTGCTTTTGGCGATGACTGAGGAAATTACTTTAATCAGCCACAAAGGATTAACGGATGAGACCTATCAAAAGGCTAAGTCATTCTTTGATGAGGCTCAGATTGCTCAGATCATTATGGCGATTATCACTATCAATGCATGGAACAGAATTGCGATAAGTACACATCTGCCTATTGCAAAATAG
- a CDS encoding cyclase family protein, which translates to MKKNLIKMFGLGALLTINSITLNAQTLVNPEDKSWYPSAYGAQDEIGAANLLTPEVVKQALGLVKQGKTLALAVPIDKNLPAFRHRSFNLYNIQPGEQGGKSIGPNKFTFNDELVNGWTGVGTQLNGIGHIGIDNVYYNGNKATDFVTVEGVKKLGVEKVPPFVTRGVVLDMVTHYGKAIVPGGTEFTVEDIKAVLKKQGLTLRKGDVILFNTGWLELVGKDNKQFLETEPGIGMEAAKWLADQGIVAFGGDTWASEVYPNPKSKEEFPINQYMLAKKGIYNLELIDTRPLVKQKVWEFLFVLGQPLYVGSTQVNVNPVAIY; encoded by the coding sequence ATGAAAAAGAATCTGATCAAAATGTTCGGGTTAGGAGCCCTATTGACTATAAACAGCATTACATTAAATGCCCAAACTCTGGTCAACCCAGAAGATAAATCATGGTATCCTTCTGCTTACGGAGCTCAGGACGAAATCGGAGCCGCAAATTTATTAACTCCCGAAGTAGTAAAACAGGCACTTGGATTGGTAAAACAAGGTAAAACATTAGCCCTTGCTGTTCCTATTGATAAAAATTTACCGGCTTTCAGACACAGAAGCTTCAATCTATACAATATACAACCCGGAGAACAGGGTGGAAAAAGCATAGGTCCCAACAAATTTACATTCAACGACGAATTGGTAAACGGATGGACCGGTGTAGGAACTCAGCTTAACGGTATCGGGCACATCGGTATTGATAACGTTTACTATAACGGAAATAAAGCAACTGATTTTGTAACTGTAGAAGGTGTAAAAAAACTGGGTGTTGAAAAAGTACCGCCATTCGTTACCAGAGGTGTAGTTCTCGATATGGTCACTCATTATGGAAAAGCCATTGTACCTGGTGGAACAGAGTTTACCGTTGAAGACATTAAAGCTGTTTTAAAGAAACAAGGTCTTACCTTAAGAAAAGGAGACGTTATTCTTTTCAATACAGGATGGCTTGAACTGGTAGGTAAAGACAACAAACAGTTTTTAGAAACTGAACCGGGAATCGGAATGGAAGCTGCCAAATGGTTGGCAGATCAAGGAATTGTTGCTTTTGGAGGTGATACCTGGGCTTCCGAAGTCTATCCAAATCCCAAAAGTAAAGAAGAGTTTCCTATCAATCAATATATGCTGGCTAAAAAAGGAATCTATAACTTAGAATTGATTGATACCCGTCCATTAGTCAAACAAAAAGTATGGGAATTCCTGTTTGTTCTGGGACAACCTCTATATGTTGGATCTACTCAGGTAAACGTTAACCCGGTAGCAATCTATTAA
- a CDS encoding aldo/keto reductase, protein MEYRKLGNTELELSTITHGAFAIGGNMWGGNEKQDSINSIHASLDHGVTSIDTAPFYGFGLSEEMIGEAIKGKDRSKIQLLTKFGLVWDGSNNGKGEFFFDAEDDGKVIPVYKLASKENIIKEVEESLQRLGTDYIDLLQLHWPDSTTAISETMEAMELLIQQGKIRAAGVSNYSVAQMEEANRTLKLASNQVSYSMLNRAIEKDLVPYSLENNSGIIVYSPMERGLLTGKYFKDNKLKDNDHRNGYFSQFDLNKVKTFLEKIEPIAQEKGASLSQLVLRWTTLQPAITVVLAGARNAEQAIDNAKAMDINLSQEELNFINAALSEI, encoded by the coding sequence ATGGAATACAGAAAATTAGGAAATACAGAGTTAGAATTATCAACCATCACTCACGGAGCTTTTGCCATTGGTGGTAATATGTGGGGTGGTAATGAAAAACAGGATTCCATTAATTCTATTCACGCCTCATTGGATCATGGAGTAACTTCTATTGATACAGCACCTTTCTACGGTTTCGGATTAAGTGAAGAAATGATTGGTGAAGCCATTAAAGGAAAGGACCGTTCAAAAATCCAGCTATTAACTAAATTCGGTTTGGTTTGGGACGGAAGCAACAACGGAAAAGGAGAGTTTTTCTTTGATGCTGAAGATGATGGGAAAGTAATTCCTGTTTATAAATTGGCTTCTAAAGAAAACATCATCAAAGAAGTTGAAGAAAGCTTACAAAGGCTGGGTACAGATTATATCGATCTTTTACAGCTTCACTGGCCAGACAGCACAACAGCTATCAGTGAAACTATGGAAGCGATGGAACTATTAATCCAACAGGGAAAAATCCGTGCTGCCGGAGTAAGTAACTACAGTGTTGCCCAAATGGAAGAAGCTAACAGAACTTTGAAGCTAGCAAGCAACCAGGTTTCCTACAGCATGCTGAACCGCGCTATTGAAAAAGATCTTGTGCCATATTCTTTAGAAAACAATTCCGGAATTATCGTCTACAGCCCAATGGAAAGAGGTCTTTTAACAGGTAAATATTTCAAGGATAACAAATTAAAAGACAATGATCACAGAAACGGATATTTCTCTCAGTTCGATTTAAATAAAGTAAAAACTTTCCTAGAAAAAATTGAACCTATTGCTCAGGAAAAAGGAGCCAGCCTTTCTCAGCTGGTATTAAGATGGACTACTCTACAGCCGGCAATTACAGTAGTATTGGCAGGAGCTAGAAATGCAGAACAAGCTATTGATAATGCAAAAGCAATGGATATCAATCTTTCTCAGGAAGAATTGAATTTCATCAACGCTGCTTTAAGCGAGATTTAG